The following proteins come from a genomic window of Drosophila sulfurigaster albostrigata strain 15112-1811.04 chromosome X, ASM2355843v2, whole genome shotgun sequence:
- the LOC133848361 gene encoding insulin-like growth factor 2 mRNA-binding protein 1 isoform X1: MHTSSNYQLPNNNHHHNNNSNRININNNNHHYYNHHLQQQQQQQQQQNTKIPRFYIERVTTSKILISGIPLQTRFEDIEPLLKPYGIVKQCEAISSKDQNTQTVHITFENPEQAQRAAGGLNGVEFEGSKLHAEQLDKNQRRSQRNQRNPYPGMPGPGRQADFPLRILVQSEMVGAIIGRQGTTIRTITQQSRARVDVHRKENVGSLEKSITIYGNPENCTNACKRILEVMQQEALSTNKGEICLKILAHNNLIGRIIGKSGNTIKRIMQDTDTKITVSSINDINSYNLERIITVKGLIENMSRAENQISTKLRQSYENDLQAMAPQSLMFPGLHPMAMMSTPGNGMVFNTSMPFPSCQGFAMSKTPASVVPPAFPNDMQETTYLYIPNNAVGAIIGTKGSHIRSIMRFSSASLKIAPLDADKPLDQQTERKVTIVGTPEGQWKAQYMIFEKMREEGFMCGTDDVRLTVELLVASSQVGRIIGKGGQNVRELQRVTGSVIKLPEHALAPPSGGDEETPVHIIGAFYSVQSAQRRIRAMMLSTNPPPVTKKQKAAKEQQLQQQQQQQTLAGASPSGTQQQQQQQQQQPQQQQQQSPSQQQPLPLQSHHQSSAASSSAPPAHHQQQQASSTASSHQLQQQQQQQQQPQQPSPPPGNAAPAAAQQQLASSQQ, from the exons atgCACACCAGTAGTAATTATCAAttacccaacaacaaccatcaccacaacaacaatagcaacagaataaatatcaacaataataatcatcatTATTACAATCACcatctgcaacaacaacaacaacaacagcaacaacaaaatacgaaaattcCACGTTTTTACATTGAGCG TGTTACGACATCCAAAATCTTAATAAGCGGCATACCGCTGCAAACACGTTTCGAAGACATCGAACCGCTACTGAAGCCCTATGGCATCGTCAAACAATGTGAGGCTATTTCTAGTAAGGATCAAAATACTCAAACAGTACATATAACATTCGAAAATCCTGAGCAGGCGCAAAG AGCTGCTGGTGGTTTGAACGGCGTCGAATTTGAGGGCAGTAAACTGCATGCGGAGCAATTGGATAAGAATCAACGTCGCAGCCAACGCAATCAGCGCAATCCGTATCCGGGAATGCCGGGACCCGGACGCCAGGCGGACTTCCCGCTGCGCATTCTCGTACAGAGCGAGATGGTTGGTGCGATCATTGGACGTCAGGGCACCACCATTCGCACCATTACACAACAGAGTCGCGCCCGTGTCGATGTGCATCGCAAGGAGAACGTTGGCTCCCTCGAGAAGTCCATCACGATCTATGGCAATCCGGAGAACTGCACCAATGCCTGCAAGCGCATCTTGGAGGTGATGCAACAGGAGGCGCTCTCCACGAATAAGGG TGAGATCTGCTTGAAGATCCTTGCCCATAATAATCTGATTGGTCGCATTATCGGCAAGAGCGGCAACACTATTAAACGTATCATGCAGGACACGGACACAAAGATCACCGTTAGCTCGATCAACGACATCAACAGCTACAATCTGGAGCGCATCATCACGGTGAAGGGATTGATTGAGAACATGTCGAGAGCGGAAAACCAAATCAGTACCAAACTGCGCCAAAGCTATGAAAACGATCTGCAGGCCATGGCTCCACAGAGCCTCATGTTCCCCGGCCTGCATCCCATGGCAATGATGTCGACACCGGGCAATGGCATGGTCTTCAACACGAGCATGCCGTTCCCCTCGTGTCAAGGCTTTGCCATGTCCAAGACACCGGCCAGTGTGGTGCCGCCGGCGTTCCCCAACGACATGCAGGAGACCACCTATCTCTATATACCGAATAACGCTGTTGGCGCCATCATTGGCACCAAGGGCTCCCACATACGCAGCATTATGCGTTTCTCGAGTGCATCCCTCAAAATTGCGCCCCTCGATGCCGACAAGCCGCTGGACCAACAAACGGAGCGCAAGGTGACGATTGTTGGGACACCGGAGGGTCAGTGGAAGGCGCAATACATGATATTCGAAAAGATGCGCGAGGAGGGCTTCATGTGCGGCACCGATGATGTTCGCCTAACTGTCGAGCTTCTTGTTGCCAGCTCCCAG GTTGGACGCATTATTGGCAAGGGCGGTCAAAATGTGCGTGAGCTGCAACGTGTCACGGGTAGCGTCATTAAGCTGCCAGAGCATGCGCTGGCGCCACCTTCTGGCGGCGATGAGGAAACACCTGTACACATTATTGGAGCATTCTACAGCGTTCAG TCCGCACAGCGTCGAATTCGCGCCATGATGCTATCGACGAATCCACCTCCAGTGaccaaaaaacagaaagctgccaaagaacaacaattgcaacagcaacaacaacaacagacctTAGCCGGTGCCTCACCAAGTGGgactcaacagcagcagcagcaacagcaacaacagccacaacaacaacagcaacagtcgccgtcgcagcagcagccgctgccgctgcaatCGCATCATCAATCGTcggcggcgtcgtcgtcggcgcCACCTgcgcatcatcagcagcagcaggcgtcGTCGACAGCGTCTTCACatcaattgcagcagcagcagcagcagcagcaacaaccgcagcagccATCGCCACCTCCCGGCAATGCCGCGCCAGCAgccgcacagcagcagctggcgagCTCACAGCagtaa
- the LOC133848361 gene encoding insulin-like growth factor 2 mRNA-binding protein 1 isoform X2 produces the protein MASELDQFADLELSKEDREQIFDPPLDRQQLEGAGTSSVTTSKILISGIPLQTRFEDIEPLLKPYGIVKQCEAISSKDQNTQTVHITFENPEQAQRAAGGLNGVEFEGSKLHAEQLDKNQRRSQRNQRNPYPGMPGPGRQADFPLRILVQSEMVGAIIGRQGTTIRTITQQSRARVDVHRKENVGSLEKSITIYGNPENCTNACKRILEVMQQEALSTNKGEICLKILAHNNLIGRIIGKSGNTIKRIMQDTDTKITVSSINDINSYNLERIITVKGLIENMSRAENQISTKLRQSYENDLQAMAPQSLMFPGLHPMAMMSTPGNGMVFNTSMPFPSCQGFAMSKTPASVVPPAFPNDMQETTYLYIPNNAVGAIIGTKGSHIRSIMRFSSASLKIAPLDADKPLDQQTERKVTIVGTPEGQWKAQYMIFEKMREEGFMCGTDDVRLTVELLVASSQVGRIIGKGGQNVRELQRVTGSVIKLPEHALAPPSGGDEETPVHIIGAFYSVQSAQRRIRAMMLSTNPPPVTKKQKAAKEQQLQQQQQQQTLAGASPSGTQQQQQQQQQQPQQQQQQSPSQQQPLPLQSHHQSSAASSSAPPAHHQQQQASSTASSHQLQQQQQQQQQPQQPSPPPGNAAPAAAQQQLASSQQ, from the exons TGTTACGACATCCAAAATCTTAATAAGCGGCATACCGCTGCAAACACGTTTCGAAGACATCGAACCGCTACTGAAGCCCTATGGCATCGTCAAACAATGTGAGGCTATTTCTAGTAAGGATCAAAATACTCAAACAGTACATATAACATTCGAAAATCCTGAGCAGGCGCAAAG AGCTGCTGGTGGTTTGAACGGCGTCGAATTTGAGGGCAGTAAACTGCATGCGGAGCAATTGGATAAGAATCAACGTCGCAGCCAACGCAATCAGCGCAATCCGTATCCGGGAATGCCGGGACCCGGACGCCAGGCGGACTTCCCGCTGCGCATTCTCGTACAGAGCGAGATGGTTGGTGCGATCATTGGACGTCAGGGCACCACCATTCGCACCATTACACAACAGAGTCGCGCCCGTGTCGATGTGCATCGCAAGGAGAACGTTGGCTCCCTCGAGAAGTCCATCACGATCTATGGCAATCCGGAGAACTGCACCAATGCCTGCAAGCGCATCTTGGAGGTGATGCAACAGGAGGCGCTCTCCACGAATAAGGG TGAGATCTGCTTGAAGATCCTTGCCCATAATAATCTGATTGGTCGCATTATCGGCAAGAGCGGCAACACTATTAAACGTATCATGCAGGACACGGACACAAAGATCACCGTTAGCTCGATCAACGACATCAACAGCTACAATCTGGAGCGCATCATCACGGTGAAGGGATTGATTGAGAACATGTCGAGAGCGGAAAACCAAATCAGTACCAAACTGCGCCAAAGCTATGAAAACGATCTGCAGGCCATGGCTCCACAGAGCCTCATGTTCCCCGGCCTGCATCCCATGGCAATGATGTCGACACCGGGCAATGGCATGGTCTTCAACACGAGCATGCCGTTCCCCTCGTGTCAAGGCTTTGCCATGTCCAAGACACCGGCCAGTGTGGTGCCGCCGGCGTTCCCCAACGACATGCAGGAGACCACCTATCTCTATATACCGAATAACGCTGTTGGCGCCATCATTGGCACCAAGGGCTCCCACATACGCAGCATTATGCGTTTCTCGAGTGCATCCCTCAAAATTGCGCCCCTCGATGCCGACAAGCCGCTGGACCAACAAACGGAGCGCAAGGTGACGATTGTTGGGACACCGGAGGGTCAGTGGAAGGCGCAATACATGATATTCGAAAAGATGCGCGAGGAGGGCTTCATGTGCGGCACCGATGATGTTCGCCTAACTGTCGAGCTTCTTGTTGCCAGCTCCCAG GTTGGACGCATTATTGGCAAGGGCGGTCAAAATGTGCGTGAGCTGCAACGTGTCACGGGTAGCGTCATTAAGCTGCCAGAGCATGCGCTGGCGCCACCTTCTGGCGGCGATGAGGAAACACCTGTACACATTATTGGAGCATTCTACAGCGTTCAG TCCGCACAGCGTCGAATTCGCGCCATGATGCTATCGACGAATCCACCTCCAGTGaccaaaaaacagaaagctgccaaagaacaacaattgcaacagcaacaacaacaacagacctTAGCCGGTGCCTCACCAAGTGGgactcaacagcagcagcagcaacagcaacaacagccacaacaacaacagcaacagtcgccgtcgcagcagcagccgctgccgctgcaatCGCATCATCAATCGTcggcggcgtcgtcgtcggcgcCACCTgcgcatcatcagcagcagcaggcgtcGTCGACAGCGTCTTCACatcaattgcagcagcagcagcagcagcagcaacaaccgcagcagccATCGCCACCTCCCGGCAATGCCGCGCCAGCAgccgcacagcagcagctggcgagCTCACAGCagtaa
- the LOC133848361 gene encoding insulin-like growth factor 2 mRNA-binding protein 1 isoform X3, whose translation MHTSSNYQLPNNNHHHNNNSNRININNNNHHYYNHHLQQQQQQQQQQNTKIPRFYIERAAGGLNGVEFEGSKLHAEQLDKNQRRSQRNQRNPYPGMPGPGRQADFPLRILVQSEMVGAIIGRQGTTIRTITQQSRARVDVHRKENVGSLEKSITIYGNPENCTNACKRILEVMQQEALSTNKGEICLKILAHNNLIGRIIGKSGNTIKRIMQDTDTKITVSSINDINSYNLERIITVKGLIENMSRAENQISTKLRQSYENDLQAMAPQSLMFPGLHPMAMMSTPGNGMVFNTSMPFPSCQGFAMSKTPASVVPPAFPNDMQETTYLYIPNNAVGAIIGTKGSHIRSIMRFSSASLKIAPLDADKPLDQQTERKVTIVGTPEGQWKAQYMIFEKMREEGFMCGTDDVRLTVELLVASSQVGRIIGKGGQNVRELQRVTGSVIKLPEHALAPPSGGDEETPVHIIGAFYSVQSAQRRIRAMMLSTNPPPVTKKQKAAKEQQLQQQQQQQTLAGASPSGTQQQQQQQQQQPQQQQQQSPSQQQPLPLQSHHQSSAASSSAPPAHHQQQQASSTASSHQLQQQQQQQQQPQQPSPPPGNAAPAAAQQQLASSQQ comes from the exons atgCACACCAGTAGTAATTATCAAttacccaacaacaaccatcaccacaacaacaatagcaacagaataaatatcaacaataataatcatcatTATTACAATCACcatctgcaacaacaacaacaacaacagcaacaacaaaatacgaaaattcCACGTTTTTACATTGAGCG AGCTGCTGGTGGTTTGAACGGCGTCGAATTTGAGGGCAGTAAACTGCATGCGGAGCAATTGGATAAGAATCAACGTCGCAGCCAACGCAATCAGCGCAATCCGTATCCGGGAATGCCGGGACCCGGACGCCAGGCGGACTTCCCGCTGCGCATTCTCGTACAGAGCGAGATGGTTGGTGCGATCATTGGACGTCAGGGCACCACCATTCGCACCATTACACAACAGAGTCGCGCCCGTGTCGATGTGCATCGCAAGGAGAACGTTGGCTCCCTCGAGAAGTCCATCACGATCTATGGCAATCCGGAGAACTGCACCAATGCCTGCAAGCGCATCTTGGAGGTGATGCAACAGGAGGCGCTCTCCACGAATAAGGG TGAGATCTGCTTGAAGATCCTTGCCCATAATAATCTGATTGGTCGCATTATCGGCAAGAGCGGCAACACTATTAAACGTATCATGCAGGACACGGACACAAAGATCACCGTTAGCTCGATCAACGACATCAACAGCTACAATCTGGAGCGCATCATCACGGTGAAGGGATTGATTGAGAACATGTCGAGAGCGGAAAACCAAATCAGTACCAAACTGCGCCAAAGCTATGAAAACGATCTGCAGGCCATGGCTCCACAGAGCCTCATGTTCCCCGGCCTGCATCCCATGGCAATGATGTCGACACCGGGCAATGGCATGGTCTTCAACACGAGCATGCCGTTCCCCTCGTGTCAAGGCTTTGCCATGTCCAAGACACCGGCCAGTGTGGTGCCGCCGGCGTTCCCCAACGACATGCAGGAGACCACCTATCTCTATATACCGAATAACGCTGTTGGCGCCATCATTGGCACCAAGGGCTCCCACATACGCAGCATTATGCGTTTCTCGAGTGCATCCCTCAAAATTGCGCCCCTCGATGCCGACAAGCCGCTGGACCAACAAACGGAGCGCAAGGTGACGATTGTTGGGACACCGGAGGGTCAGTGGAAGGCGCAATACATGATATTCGAAAAGATGCGCGAGGAGGGCTTCATGTGCGGCACCGATGATGTTCGCCTAACTGTCGAGCTTCTTGTTGCCAGCTCCCAG GTTGGACGCATTATTGGCAAGGGCGGTCAAAATGTGCGTGAGCTGCAACGTGTCACGGGTAGCGTCATTAAGCTGCCAGAGCATGCGCTGGCGCCACCTTCTGGCGGCGATGAGGAAACACCTGTACACATTATTGGAGCATTCTACAGCGTTCAG TCCGCACAGCGTCGAATTCGCGCCATGATGCTATCGACGAATCCACCTCCAGTGaccaaaaaacagaaagctgccaaagaacaacaattgcaacagcaacaacaacaacagacctTAGCCGGTGCCTCACCAAGTGGgactcaacagcagcagcagcaacagcaacaacagccacaacaacaacagcaacagtcgccgtcgcagcagcagccgctgccgctgcaatCGCATCATCAATCGTcggcggcgtcgtcgtcggcgcCACCTgcgcatcatcagcagcagcaggcgtcGTCGACAGCGTCTTCACatcaattgcagcagcagcagcagcagcagcaacaaccgcagcagccATCGCCACCTCCCGGCAATGCCGCGCCAGCAgccgcacagcagcagctggcgagCTCACAGCagtaa
- the LOC133848361 gene encoding insulin-like growth factor 2 mRNA-binding protein 1 isoform X4 encodes MASELDQFADLELSKEDREQIFDPPLDRQQLEGAGTSRAAGGLNGVEFEGSKLHAEQLDKNQRRSQRNQRNPYPGMPGPGRQADFPLRILVQSEMVGAIIGRQGTTIRTITQQSRARVDVHRKENVGSLEKSITIYGNPENCTNACKRILEVMQQEALSTNKGEICLKILAHNNLIGRIIGKSGNTIKRIMQDTDTKITVSSINDINSYNLERIITVKGLIENMSRAENQISTKLRQSYENDLQAMAPQSLMFPGLHPMAMMSTPGNGMVFNTSMPFPSCQGFAMSKTPASVVPPAFPNDMQETTYLYIPNNAVGAIIGTKGSHIRSIMRFSSASLKIAPLDADKPLDQQTERKVTIVGTPEGQWKAQYMIFEKMREEGFMCGTDDVRLTVELLVASSQVGRIIGKGGQNVRELQRVTGSVIKLPEHALAPPSGGDEETPVHIIGAFYSVQSAQRRIRAMMLSTNPPPVTKKQKAAKEQQLQQQQQQQTLAGASPSGTQQQQQQQQQQPQQQQQQSPSQQQPLPLQSHHQSSAASSSAPPAHHQQQQASSTASSHQLQQQQQQQQQPQQPSPPPGNAAPAAAQQQLASSQQ; translated from the exons AGCTGCTGGTGGTTTGAACGGCGTCGAATTTGAGGGCAGTAAACTGCATGCGGAGCAATTGGATAAGAATCAACGTCGCAGCCAACGCAATCAGCGCAATCCGTATCCGGGAATGCCGGGACCCGGACGCCAGGCGGACTTCCCGCTGCGCATTCTCGTACAGAGCGAGATGGTTGGTGCGATCATTGGACGTCAGGGCACCACCATTCGCACCATTACACAACAGAGTCGCGCCCGTGTCGATGTGCATCGCAAGGAGAACGTTGGCTCCCTCGAGAAGTCCATCACGATCTATGGCAATCCGGAGAACTGCACCAATGCCTGCAAGCGCATCTTGGAGGTGATGCAACAGGAGGCGCTCTCCACGAATAAGGG TGAGATCTGCTTGAAGATCCTTGCCCATAATAATCTGATTGGTCGCATTATCGGCAAGAGCGGCAACACTATTAAACGTATCATGCAGGACACGGACACAAAGATCACCGTTAGCTCGATCAACGACATCAACAGCTACAATCTGGAGCGCATCATCACGGTGAAGGGATTGATTGAGAACATGTCGAGAGCGGAAAACCAAATCAGTACCAAACTGCGCCAAAGCTATGAAAACGATCTGCAGGCCATGGCTCCACAGAGCCTCATGTTCCCCGGCCTGCATCCCATGGCAATGATGTCGACACCGGGCAATGGCATGGTCTTCAACACGAGCATGCCGTTCCCCTCGTGTCAAGGCTTTGCCATGTCCAAGACACCGGCCAGTGTGGTGCCGCCGGCGTTCCCCAACGACATGCAGGAGACCACCTATCTCTATATACCGAATAACGCTGTTGGCGCCATCATTGGCACCAAGGGCTCCCACATACGCAGCATTATGCGTTTCTCGAGTGCATCCCTCAAAATTGCGCCCCTCGATGCCGACAAGCCGCTGGACCAACAAACGGAGCGCAAGGTGACGATTGTTGGGACACCGGAGGGTCAGTGGAAGGCGCAATACATGATATTCGAAAAGATGCGCGAGGAGGGCTTCATGTGCGGCACCGATGATGTTCGCCTAACTGTCGAGCTTCTTGTTGCCAGCTCCCAG GTTGGACGCATTATTGGCAAGGGCGGTCAAAATGTGCGTGAGCTGCAACGTGTCACGGGTAGCGTCATTAAGCTGCCAGAGCATGCGCTGGCGCCACCTTCTGGCGGCGATGAGGAAACACCTGTACACATTATTGGAGCATTCTACAGCGTTCAG TCCGCACAGCGTCGAATTCGCGCCATGATGCTATCGACGAATCCACCTCCAGTGaccaaaaaacagaaagctgccaaagaacaacaattgcaacagcaacaacaacaacagacctTAGCCGGTGCCTCACCAAGTGGgactcaacagcagcagcagcaacagcaacaacagccacaacaacaacagcaacagtcgccgtcgcagcagcagccgctgccgctgcaatCGCATCATCAATCGTcggcggcgtcgtcgtcggcgcCACCTgcgcatcatcagcagcagcaggcgtcGTCGACAGCGTCTTCACatcaattgcagcagcagcagcagcagcagcaacaaccgcagcagccATCGCCACCTCCCGGCAATGCCGCGCCAGCAgccgcacagcagcagctggcgagCTCACAGCagtaa